A part of Apodemus sylvaticus chromosome 19, mApoSyl1.1, whole genome shotgun sequence genomic DNA contains:
- the Prrt1 gene encoding LOW QUALITY PROTEIN: proline-rich transmembrane protein 1 (The sequence of the model RefSeq protein was modified relative to this genomic sequence to represent the inferred CDS: deleted 1 base in 1 codon) — translation MSSEKSGLPDSVPHTSPPPYNAPQPPAEPPIPPPQTAPSSHHHHHHHYHQSGTATLPRLGAGGLASAAASAQRGPSSSATLPRPPHHAPPGPAAGAAPPGCATLPRMPPDPYLQETRFEGPLPPPPPAAAAPPPPAPAPTAQAPGFVVPTHAGAVGTLPLGGYVAPGYPLQLQPCTAYVPVYPVGTPYAGGTPGGPGVTSTLPPPPQGPGLALLEPRRPPHDYMPIAVLTTICCFWPTGIIAIFKAVQVRTALARGDLVSAEIASREARNFSFISLAVGIAAMVLCTILTVVIIIAAQHHENYWDP, via the exons ATGTCGTCAGAAAagtcag GCCTCCCAGACTCGGTTCCCCACACTTCACCTCCACCCTACAATGCCCCCCAGCCTCCGGCCGAGCCCCCCATCCCGCCCCCACAAACGGCCCCATCCtcacatcatcaccaccaccaccattaccaccagtCTGGCACCGCCACCCTCCCGCGCTTAGGAGCAGGTGGCCTGGCCTCTGCTGCGGCCAGCGCTCAACGCGGTCCTTCGTCCTCCGCCACGCTGCCGCGG CCCCCCCACCATGCCCCGCCCGGCCCCGCCGCTGGGGCTGCCCCACCCGGCTGTGCTACCTTACCCCGCATGCCACCCGACCCCTATCTGCAGGAGACTCGCTTCGAGGGTCCACTTCCCCCACCACCGCCTGCGGCCgccgccccgcccccaccagcGCCCGCCCCGACGGCCCAAGCCCCGGGCTTCGTGGTGCCCACGCACGCGGGGGCGGTGGGCACGTTGCCGCTGGGGGGCTACGTGGCGCCGGGCTACCCGCTGCAGCTGCAGCCGTGCACTGCTTATGTCCCGGTGTATCCGGTGGGCACG CCCTACGCAGGCGGGACCCCCGGGGGTCCTGGGGTGACCTCCACTCTGCCCCCGCCGCCCCAGGGCCCAGGGTTGGCTCTGTTGGAGCCCAGGCGCCCGCCGCACGACTACATGCCCATCGCTGTGCTGACCACCATCTGCTGCTTCTGGCCCACAGGCATCATCGCCATCTTCAAGGCCGTGCAG GTGCGCACGGCCTTGGCCCGCGGAGACTTGGTGTCCGCCGAGATCGCTTCACGTGAAGCCCGGAATTTCTCCTTCATCTCCCTGGCTGTGGGCATCGCAGCCATGGTGCTTTGTACCATCCTCACGGTAGTCATCATCATCGCCGCCCAGCACCACGAAAACTACTGGGATCCCTAA